Proteins co-encoded in one Dehalogenimonas sp. WBC-2 genomic window:
- a CDS encoding Ni/Fe-hydrogenase 2 B-type cytochrome subunit: MNNRNVPLFSFWGIVQIILGLGAVGVLVAKLVWGLGAVSNLSDNWPWGLWVAFDVGVYIATAAGGFVLAAIVYVFKIEAFRPLVKPAILIAALGYTIGAIGIAIDLGRSPLIVHPLWMWQHNSIMFEVGWCVMMYLTVLYLEFSPNIFDRFGLRKAGRVQHAVVIPLVVFGILLSFLHQSSLGALFLITPDQHLLWHEPLMGYLFVISAMALGLSVLTFFSIIVAKSWKLTLRMDLLSKIMPIAAWILVFYLGLRFFDLANAGHLSAFTFDEFGLLFAAEIGLGMVVPIILIAIKKVRQSRSGLLWSSGLIIMGLMLNRINTLVLSHSPAREGSYFPTVWEFIFTLGLIAGAMYVFRLAAKYLPLFSEQKTGLSQAVIKADPAVIPA; the protein is encoded by the coding sequence GTGAACAATCGAAATGTTCCCCTGTTTAGCTTCTGGGGCATAGTCCAGATAATCCTTGGCCTGGGCGCCGTCGGCGTTTTGGTAGCCAAGCTGGTATGGGGCCTCGGAGCGGTATCCAACCTTTCCGACAACTGGCCATGGGGCTTGTGGGTTGCTTTTGACGTCGGCGTTTATATCGCCACTGCTGCTGGCGGCTTTGTCCTGGCAGCGATAGTCTACGTCTTCAAGATTGAAGCCTTCCGCCCACTGGTTAAACCGGCTATTCTGATCGCCGCGCTGGGTTATACCATTGGCGCCATTGGCATCGCCATTGATCTTGGCCGCTCACCGCTGATCGTCCATCCTTTATGGATGTGGCAGCATAATTCCATCATGTTCGAAGTGGGCTGGTGCGTCATGATGTATCTGACTGTTCTTTACCTGGAGTTCAGCCCCAATATCTTTGATCGTTTTGGTTTAAGAAAAGCCGGCCGGGTACAGCACGCCGTAGTCATCCCGCTGGTAGTTTTCGGCATCCTGCTGTCATTCCTGCACCAGTCATCACTGGGAGCGCTGTTCCTGATCACCCCCGACCAGCATCTACTGTGGCATGAACCATTGATGGGTTATCTCTTTGTTATCTCCGCCATGGCGCTGGGGCTGTCAGTGCTGACTTTCTTCAGCATCATTGTCGCCAAGTCCTGGAAGCTGACGCTACGCATGGATCTGCTGTCCAAGATTATGCCCATTGCCGCCTGGATACTGGTCTTCTATCTAGGCCTGCGTTTCTTTGACCTGGCTAATGCCGGCCATCTGTCAGCCTTCACTTTTGATGAATTTGGCCTGCTCTTCGCTGCCGAGATCGGCTTGGGTATGGTAGTGCCAATCATACTGATCGCCATAAAAAAGGTGCGCCAGTCACGCTCAGGTTTGTTGTGGAGTTCTGGTCTGATCATCATGGGCTTGATGCTTAACCGTATCAATACCCTGGTGCTGTCTCACTCTCCAGCCCGTGAAGGCAGTTATTTCCCAACGGTATGGGAGTTCATCTTCACCCTGGGATTAATTGCCGGCGCTATGTATGTCTTCAGGCTGGCAGCCAAATATCTGCCGCTCTTTTCTGAGCAGAAGACCGGCCTGTCTCAAGCGGTCATCAAAGCAGATCCTGCTGTGATACCTGCTTAG
- the mshB gene encoding N-acetyl-1-D-myo-inosityl-2-amino-2-deoxy-alpha-D-glucopyranoside deacetylase MshB: MALDKTLLFVGAHPDDESFGPGATLAHYAAAGVRVYYACATRGEAGTIDAKHLKDFASAGDLRWAELVCATKVLGLAGLFHLGYRDSGMSGSADNHHPQALVNAPIEEVTARIVKIIREVRPQVVLTHGANGDYGHPDHIAVHLATTAAFHAAGDESKFPGLGAAFQPQKLYYNVFSKRLLKLAVRFLPLFGQDAKHFGRNKDIDLTVLTGANMPLTTTIKLEKQALKTKEQASACHKSQLEGGPSRRGVLSIVSKLTGQHDTFTRAFPLPDGRHEKDLFDRIDTA, encoded by the coding sequence ATGGCACTAGATAAAACACTGCTGTTTGTCGGGGCTCATCCGGATGATGAGAGTTTTGGACCCGGCGCCACTTTGGCCCATTATGCCGCGGCCGGAGTCAGGGTGTACTACGCCTGTGCCACCCGCGGTGAAGCAGGCACTATTGATGCCAAACATCTTAAGGATTTTGCCTCAGCAGGTGACTTGCGCTGGGCAGAACTTGTTTGTGCCACTAAAGTTTTGGGGTTAGCCGGTTTATTTCACCTGGGATACAGGGATTCCGGTATGTCCGGAAGTGCCGACAACCACCATCCTCAGGCTCTGGTCAATGCCCCGATTGAAGAGGTTACCGCCCGTATTGTAAAAATCATCCGGGAAGTCCGGCCGCAGGTGGTGCTGACGCACGGGGCTAACGGCGACTACGGTCATCCTGACCATATCGCGGTACACCTGGCAACTACCGCCGCCTTCCATGCAGCCGGCGATGAGAGCAAGTTCCCCGGTCTGGGTGCCGCCTTTCAACCTCAAAAGCTGTATTACAACGTCTTTTCCAAGCGTTTACTCAAACTAGCGGTACGATTTCTGCCTCTGTTCGGCCAGGATGCCAAACATTTTGGACGAAACAAGGACATTGACCTGACGGTTTTGACCGGCGCAAACATGCCGCTGACCACAACGATCAAACTTGAAAAACAAGCATTAAAAACCAAGGAACAAGCCTCTGCCTGTCATAAAAGCCAATTAGAAGGCGGACCTTCACGCCGCGGCGTTCTGAGTATTGTCAGTAAACTTACAGGACAACACGATACTTTTACACGCGCCTTTCCGCTACCCGACGGAAGACATGAAAAAGATCTGTTCGATAGGATTGATACAGCTTAG
- a CDS encoding biotin carboxylase of acetyl-CoA carboxylase yields the protein MLYYSEQPFRERPDMISKILVANRGEIALRVMRACRELGIKTVAVFSEADQDAFFASYADEAYLLGPAPAALSYLNMDKIIEIAKASGAEAIHPGYGFLSENPAFARACEKAKIIFIGPPSEVLELTGNKITAREEAVKAGVPVIPGTGECPADFSHLQDELGDIGYPLIVKPSGGGGGIGMVIARNDADLQRALTSSPEMAKKYFGISSVYVEKYIERPRHIEFQILADNQGNIIHLGERECSIQRFHSKVIEESPSPALSPELRAEMGAAAVNLAREIKYVGAGTVEFIYSEGRYYFLEVNARIQVEHPVTEMVTGIDLVKEQINIATGLALSVKQEDVKTCGWAIECRVNAEDPMRNFMPSPGKLVGYRSPGGIGIRVDSGVHNGYTIPDCYHPMISKLVAWGRNRNEAIMRMRRALSEYIILGVDTNLVLHKAILENSRFIAGDLDTDFISREVSLLAEMQRIKERDKNIHVRMEQIFVKPKSEPAPQ from the coding sequence ATGCTATATTATTCTGAACAACCATTCAGGGAGAGACCGGATATGATTTCCAAGATATTAGTGGCCAACCGGGGCGAAATAGCGCTGCGTGTCATGCGCGCCTGCCGCGAGCTTGGCATCAAGACTGTAGCCGTCTTTTCTGAGGCCGACCAGGACGCTTTTTTTGCCAGCTACGCCGATGAAGCCTACCTACTGGGGCCGGCTCCGGCCGCACTGAGTTACCTTAACATGGATAAGATCATTGAAATAGCCAAGGCCAGCGGCGCTGAGGCCATTCATCCCGGTTACGGCTTTCTGTCCGAAAATCCTGCCTTTGCCCGGGCCTGTGAAAAAGCCAAGATCATATTCATCGGGCCGCCGTCCGAAGTGCTTGAACTAACCGGCAACAAGATCACCGCCCGTGAAGAAGCGGTTAAAGCCGGGGTTCCGGTAATCCCGGGCACCGGAGAATGCCCCGCCGACTTTTCCCACCTCCAGGACGAACTGGGAGATATTGGCTACCCGCTAATCGTCAAGCCATCAGGGGGAGGTGGTGGTATCGGCATGGTCATTGCCCGTAACGACGCCGATCTGCAGCGCGCACTGACCTCCTCTCCGGAAATGGCCAAAAAGTATTTCGGCATAAGCAGCGTTTATGTTGAGAAGTACATTGAACGGCCGCGTCATATTGAATTTCAGATACTGGCCGATAATCAGGGCAATATAATCCACCTGGGTGAACGCGAATGCTCTATCCAGCGTTTTCATTCCAAGGTTATTGAAGAATCACCGTCACCGGCGCTATCACCGGAATTGCGGGCGGAGATGGGGGCGGCAGCGGTTAACCTGGCCCGGGAAATCAAATACGTGGGTGCCGGCACGGTAGAATTTATCTATTCCGAAGGCAGATACTACTTTTTAGAGGTAAACGCCCGTATCCAGGTGGAACATCCGGTAACCGAAATGGTCACCGGCATTGACTTAGTCAAGGAACAGATCAACATCGCCACCGGGCTGGCGCTGTCGGTTAAACAAGAGGATGTTAAGACCTGCGGCTGGGCTATTGAGTGCCGCGTAAACGCCGAAGACCCGATGCGCAACTTTATGCCTTCACCGGGCAAACTGGTGGGCTATAGGTCGCCGGGCGGTATCGGCATCCGTGTGGATTCCGGTGTTCACAACGGCTACACCATCCCTGACTGTTATCACCCTATGATCAGCAAGCTTGTGGCCTGGGGTCGCAACCGCAACGAGGCTATCATGCGCATGCGGCGGGCGTTAAGTGAATATATAATTCTGGGCGTAGATACCAATCTGGTATTACACAAGGCGATTCTGGAAAACTCCCGTTTTATAGCCGGTGATCTTGATACCGACTTCATCAGCCGGGAGGTAAGCCTGTTGGCCGAGATGCAACGCATTAAAGAACGCGACAAGAACATCCACGTGAGGATGGAACAGATATTCGTTAAGCCTAAAAGTGAACCAGCACCCCAATGA
- a CDS encoding hydrolase (HAD superfamily): MYRDFLLKVFEAASLQRWNDKLRPTMFTELDKQSHKMIIAYVLAKYEESDGKSIDWLSLIERGLFELIRRLTTTDIKPPIFHKIKAIPEQYLTLNAWVYKQTEQYFERLPNNIGQRYREYIFKTDTDHIDKILEAAHFYATRWEYEIVERGNPDDFERDYIRGSIDAEVYQYFELYGIQQLIKRTEIKDFVDLCGALRFQKRWSHLDRIPQTSVLGHMLIVAIYSYIFSLEIGQCVRGQINNYFTGLFHDLPEALTRDIISPVKHGTGIADLLKQYEEDQMLKEVFNKIPEKWHREISRFTKNEFSVSIIVEGEEIEINRKELISKYNKNIYDLRDGSLVKTADQLAAFLEAYLAKTNGLVSEKYSSAMENILNHLELETIGSFKIKRFLQNLERN, translated from the coding sequence ATGTACAGAGATTTTCTTCTTAAGGTTTTTGAAGCCGCCAGTCTTCAAAGATGGAATGATAAACTGCGCCCTACGATGTTTACGGAACTTGATAAACAATCCCATAAAATGATTATTGCTTATGTTCTGGCTAAATATGAGGAATCTGATGGCAAGAGCATTGACTGGTTATCTTTGATTGAGCGTGGACTATTTGAACTGATAAGAAGACTTACAACAACGGATATTAAACCTCCAATATTTCACAAAATAAAAGCAATCCCTGAGCAATATTTAACGCTGAACGCATGGGTCTATAAACAGACCGAGCAATATTTCGAAAGACTGCCCAATAATATTGGACAGCGTTATAGGGAATATATTTTTAAAACTGATACCGATCATATTGATAAAATACTTGAAGCTGCGCACTTCTATGCAACGCGGTGGGAGTATGAGATTGTTGAACGAGGAAATCCCGATGATTTTGAACGCGATTATATCAGAGGTTCTATCGATGCCGAGGTCTATCAGTATTTTGAACTTTACGGTATACAACAATTAATTAAAAGAACAGAGATAAAAGACTTCGTGGATTTATGTGGCGCATTACGTTTCCAAAAACGATGGTCGCATTTAGATCGTATACCGCAAACATCGGTGCTTGGTCATATGCTGATTGTTGCTATTTATTCATACATATTTTCGCTAGAAATTGGACAATGCGTACGAGGGCAAATAAATAACTACTTTACGGGGCTTTTTCATGACTTACCCGAAGCCTTAACGAGAGATATTATTTCCCCTGTTAAACATGGAACCGGTATCGCCGATTTATTAAAACAGTATGAAGAAGACCAAATGTTAAAGGAAGTTTTTAATAAAATTCCTGAAAAATGGCACAGAGAGATTAGTCGCTTCACAAAAAACGAATTTTCGGTTTCGATTATCGTTGAAGGGGAAGAGATTGAAATCAACCGTAAAGAGCTTATTAGTAAATACAATAAAAACATATATGACTTACGTGATGGGAGCCTCGTAAAAACTGCCGACCAACTCGCAGCGTTTCTTGAGGCTTATTTAGCCAAGACAAATGGTTTAGTAAGCGAAAAATATTCAAGCGCGATGGAAAATATTTTAAACCACTTGGAGTTGGAGACCATCGGTAGTTTTAAAATAAAACGTTTCTTACAAAATTTAGAACGAAATTAG
- a CDS encoding reductive dehalogenase: MNKFHTTVSRRDFMKSIALATGGLGATAALAPGFKDLDEIVTAEGGVFNRPWWQKIVDNPTIDIDWTVMTRYAEGETMRGSKVKRFQEAGSSAEEALATASAEGADWKQRGLAENLPGLSLRDTALNFGGFLNFQYPGTFGKSSFLGSQKAPTPASLGVPRWEATPEENSKMIRQVLRGYGAMTVGFFEIDEATTKKMFYSYQPAYTAKLEFEDVDTAYVTTGTGAKNVIPNKCKYVITYTNQESILSRQTEGHVMGFAPHGRYMRWANTEACLQEFLRHIGYEGHGQGVDGNQVNGLGTMPGFGTVAGLGEMSRLNRMISPEWGPTVGVWGMVTDLPLAPTKPIDAGMMRFCATCMKCHDSCGLGAPNNEVEPQWTPEGRYAGLYHRQAGIKTYWDDQIGCQTWKATTGNCSNGRCFGACVFTKMSSASVHEIIKGTVSTTGLFNGFFRNMDDLMGYGVADYEGPSNKDAERMWTEPIPIYGIDSNKGM; this comes from the coding sequence TTGAATAAATTTCACACGACGGTATCCCGTCGCGATTTCATGAAGAGTATCGCTTTGGCTACCGGTGGTTTGGGTGCCACCGCAGCCCTTGCTCCTGGATTCAAAGATCTGGACGAGATCGTTACTGCTGAAGGCGGTGTCTTCAATCGTCCCTGGTGGCAGAAGATTGTCGATAATCCCACCATTGATATCGACTGGACAGTGATGACTCGTTATGCTGAAGGCGAGACCATGCGTGGTTCCAAGGTTAAGCGTTTTCAGGAAGCTGGTTCGTCTGCTGAAGAAGCTTTGGCTACTGCTTCCGCCGAGGGTGCCGATTGGAAACAGCGCGGTCTTGCGGAGAACCTGCCCGGTCTGTCTCTCCGTGACACTGCTCTTAATTTCGGCGGTTTCTTGAACTTCCAGTACCCCGGCACTTTTGGAAAATCGAGTTTTCTTGGATCGCAGAAAGCACCCACCCCGGCTTCTCTGGGTGTTCCCCGCTGGGAAGCCACCCCGGAAGAGAATAGCAAAATGATTCGCCAGGTACTTCGCGGTTATGGTGCCATGACCGTCGGTTTTTTTGAGATCGATGAAGCTACTACCAAGAAAATGTTCTACTCCTACCAGCCGGCGTATACCGCCAAGCTTGAGTTTGAAGATGTCGATACCGCCTATGTGACCACTGGTACCGGCGCTAAGAACGTCATTCCCAACAAGTGTAAATATGTCATCACCTATACCAACCAGGAGTCTATCCTGTCCCGTCAGACGGAAGGCCATGTCATGGGCTTTGCCCCTCACGGACGCTACATGCGCTGGGCTAATACTGAGGCTTGTTTGCAGGAATTCCTGCGCCACATCGGCTATGAAGGTCATGGCCAGGGTGTTGATGGCAATCAGGTCAATGGTCTGGGCACTATGCCCGGTTTCGGCACTGTTGCCGGTCTGGGTGAAATGAGTCGCTTGAACCGTATGATTTCCCCTGAATGGGGCCCCACCGTCGGTGTTTGGGGTATGGTCACAGATCTACCCCTAGCTCCCACCAAACCCATCGATGCCGGGATGATGCGCTTCTGCGCTACCTGCATGAAGTGTCATGATTCGTGTGGCCTCGGCGCCCCGAACAATGAAGTAGAACCCCAGTGGACGCCGGAAGGCCGATATGCTGGTTTATACCATCGTCAGGCCGGTATCAAGACCTATTGGGATGACCAGATCGGTTGTCAGACTTGGAAAGCCACCACCGGTAACTGCTCCAACGGCCGTTGCTTTGGTGCCTGTGTTTTCACCAAGATGAGTTCCGCATCTGTCCATGAAATCATCAAGGGCACCGTGTCAACTACCGGATTGTTTAACGGCTTCTTCCGTAACATGGATGACCTGATGGGTTATGGTGTTGCTGACTATGAAGGCCCGTCCAACAAAGATGCAGAACGCATGTGGACTGAGCCGATCCCGATTTATGGAATTGATTCCAACAAGGGCATGTAG
- a CDS encoding methanol dehydrogenase-like protein, with protein MRRYLLVSLAAAVLLLSGGVAVWAQSFPPPQGFVSDFAGVIDADTRSALENRLTLLSQETGAEIAVVTIESLEGDTIEDYAVRLFEDWGIGQADADNGVLFITAVAEHKVRIEVGYGLEPIITDGRAGRILDDYVLPAFRVDDYATGIADGVAALEELIRADTPPSLIEENPIRDIFGEIESVIFGIGFITVYILAFMARTKSIWLGGIWGAIAGAVIGLASGNIWALVGLTIGLAVSGLFLDALLSRNYQSRSSSGLPTSWSSSGGGFRSSSSRSSGFGGFSGGSSGGGGASRGW; from the coding sequence ATGCGCCGTTACCTGCTGGTTAGCCTCGCGGCCGCGGTTCTGCTGCTTAGCGGCGGCGTTGCCGTTTGGGCGCAGTCTTTTCCACCGCCGCAGGGCTTTGTTTCAGATTTTGCCGGTGTTATTGATGCTGACACCCGCTCCGCCCTGGAGAACCGTCTGACCCTCCTGTCCCAGGAGACCGGCGCTGAGATTGCCGTGGTAACCATAGAATCTCTGGAAGGCGACACCATAGAAGATTATGCCGTCAGACTTTTTGAGGACTGGGGTATCGGCCAGGCCGACGCTGACAACGGTGTTCTCTTCATTACCGCCGTGGCTGAACATAAAGTACGCATTGAGGTCGGTTACGGTCTGGAGCCGATCATCACCGATGGCCGGGCCGGGCGGATCCTGGATGATTACGTTCTGCCGGCTTTCCGCGTTGATGATTACGCCACCGGTATCGCCGATGGTGTCGCTGCTTTGGAAGAACTTATCCGCGCCGATACGCCTCCATCCCTCATTGAGGAAAACCCCATCCGTGATATTTTTGGGGAGATTGAATCGGTCATCTTCGGCATTGGCTTCATCACCGTGTATATTTTAGCCTTCATGGCTCGTACCAAGAGCATTTGGTTAGGCGGTATCTGGGGCGCTATCGCCGGGGCGGTCATTGGGCTGGCTTCCGGTAATATCTGGGCTTTGGTCGGTCTGACAATCGGCCTGGCGGTATCCGGTCTATTCCTTGACGCCCTCTTGTCCCGCAACTATCAGTCCCGTTCTTCCAGTGGTCTCCCCACCAGTTGGTCGTCTTCCGGCGGTGGCTTCCGCAGCAGTTCGTCCCGTAGCTCCGGCTTCGGCGGTTTCAGCGGCGGGAGTAGTGGTGGTGGTGGTGCGAGTCGGGGTTGGTAA
- the ychF gene encoding GTP-binding and nucleic acid-binding protein YchF: MALSIGIIGLSQSGRTTIFQAATGGVAAARPGEAAHVGIAKVPDARIDKLSAMFKPQKTTFAEVKYMDLGASVKSLAQSGVGGEALRELSNMDELINVVRAFEDDSVPHPQLTVNAGRDIEAMNLELTFSDLAILERRLGRIEQSLKSAKALERPKYLAEQELLARLKAELEKDVPLRNLTLDAEEEKAISGYQFLSAKPLLIVVNIGEDDLSRAADIEKDFSGKFSGKGCRVIAMCGKLEAELATMDDESAAEFRSDYGLSETGLARTVRASYELLDLISFFTVGPDEVRAWSIQAGIPAQQAAGKIHSDIERGFIRAEVVAYDDLIRVGTMAEGKKQGVVRLEGKTYIVKDGDIAHFLFNI; this comes from the coding sequence ATGGCTCTTTCCATCGGCATCATCGGTCTCTCTCAGAGCGGCCGCACCACCATCTTCCAGGCAGCCACCGGCGGTGTCGCTGCCGCCCGGCCCGGCGAGGCGGCTCATGTCGGCATCGCTAAGGTGCCGGACGCCCGCATAGATAAACTGTCCGCCATGTTCAAGCCCCAGAAGACCACTTTTGCTGAGGTTAAGTATATGGATCTCGGCGCTTCGGTCAAGAGCCTGGCCCAGTCCGGCGTCGGCGGTGAGGCTCTGCGGGAGCTGTCCAACATGGATGAACTCATCAATGTGGTGCGTGCCTTTGAGGATGATTCGGTGCCCCATCCGCAGCTTACGGTCAATGCCGGGCGCGACATCGAGGCCATGAACCTGGAACTTACCTTTTCCGACCTGGCGATACTGGAGCGCCGTCTCGGCCGTATAGAGCAGTCCCTCAAGAGCGCCAAGGCGCTGGAACGTCCCAAGTACCTTGCCGAGCAGGAGCTTTTAGCCCGGCTTAAGGCGGAACTGGAAAAAGACGTGCCGCTGCGCAACCTCACCCTTGATGCCGAAGAAGAAAAGGCCATCTCCGGCTACCAGTTTCTGTCCGCCAAGCCGCTGCTTATCGTGGTTAATATTGGCGAGGATGACCTGTCCCGCGCTGCCGACATTGAAAAGGACTTTTCCGGAAAGTTCTCCGGCAAGGGCTGCCGCGTTATCGCCATGTGCGGCAAGCTGGAGGCTGAACTGGCCACTATGGACGATGAGTCTGCCGCAGAGTTCCGCTCTGACTACGGCCTGTCGGAAACCGGCCTGGCCCGCACCGTCCGCGCTTCCTATGAGCTTTTGGACCTCATATCATTCTTTACCGTCGGTCCCGACGAGGTCCGCGCCTGGAGTATTCAGGCCGGTATCCCGGCCCAGCAGGCGGCGGGCAAGATCCACTCAGATATAGAACGCGGCTTCATCCGCGCCGAGGTCGTCGCCTACGATGATCTCATCCGCGTGGGTACCATGGCCGAAGGCAAGAAGCAGGGCGTGGTGCGTCTGGAAGGCAAGACCTACATCGTCAAGGATGGAGACATCGCCCACTTCCTGTTCAACATTTAG
- a CDS encoding LemA family protein, whose protein sequence is MKKLLIGIGIAVGLLLIIALPLITTYNSLVTRSQSVDAQWAQVETQYQRRFDLIPNLVESVKGIMAQEQAVFIAIADARTRYAGAATATDQAAAANDVESALARLLVIMENYPELRSIEAVTTLMDELAGTENRISVERGRYNTEVRDYNTAVKRFPTVLVAGMFGYDQRDYFESFPGTDQPPVVDFS, encoded by the coding sequence ATGAAAAAACTCCTTATCGGTATCGGCATAGCGGTCGGCCTGCTGCTCATTATCGCCCTGCCGCTCATCACTACCTATAACTCCCTGGTAACCCGTAGCCAGTCGGTTGACGCCCAGTGGGCTCAGGTGGAGACCCAGTACCAGCGCCGTTTTGACCTCATCCCCAACCTTGTTGAATCGGTCAAAGGCATCATGGCTCAGGAGCAGGCGGTCTTCATCGCCATCGCCGACGCCCGCACCCGTTACGCTGGCGCCGCCACTGCCACAGATCAGGCCGCCGCCGCCAATGATGTTGAAAGTGCCCTGGCACGGTTACTGGTCATCATGGAGAATTATCCGGAACTTCGCAGCATTGAGGCGGTCACAACTCTAATGGATGAACTGGCGGGCACGGAAAACCGCATTTCGGTGGAGCGCGGCCGTTACAACACCGAGGTCCGTGACTACAATACTGCCGTCAAGCGCTTCCCCACCGTCCTTGTCGCCGGTATGTTCGGTTATGACCAGCGGGATTACTTTGAGAGCTTCCCCGGCACTGACCAGCCGCCGGTGGTGGATTTCAGCTAG